In the genome of Arachis stenosperma cultivar V10309 chromosome 6, arast.V10309.gnm1.PFL2, whole genome shotgun sequence, the window atttttttaacttctctataaacttttaaataactttttataaagccgcaatttggttttgaaaattacGCCAAACATTAATATTACTACTTTTTTATAAGTCAAAAGCtcaaaaaagttatttttaaaacttttcaaaCGGGTTTCAAAGGTCcatttgaaaaactttgaaagtaatttttttaatttttaacttataaaaaatagtagtattaatatctagtacaatttttaaaattaaattgcgGCTTTTTAAGAAACTATTTAGAAACTTatagagaaattaaaaaaaaaagacttctctcataatactaaaactataaaaatgtatttttaaaactaaaaattcaagaacaaaataacttatctataaactatttttaatataatcatttattatttaagttattCTTTCAAAAGAGTGTAATTAGTCAAATAAAGTTAACTTCTTATTTAAGCATCTAATTATGCAAATCAAGTAGGAAGATAAAACGGAGTATTTGATTAATTTAACCATGTGAATAACTTATTAAAAAACAAACTTAGAAATGATTTATTTTGTATAACATATCACCTATTTTTTTGTTATCAGTATTTCGGTAAAATTAAGTTAATTTATATTGGCaaatatgattttattaaattaatgaTGCTTGATAagagaattttatttttaatattggagtGGTAGCAGTGTTTTTCGTAAATGTGGATTGTTGGGATGTTTTACTCAAATGTGGGATCGTTTAACTAGAGAAGCAGAAATCGGTGCGACCGATTTCTGAGAGGTACACAAATCGGTGCCACCGATTTCTGGGAAACACAAATCGGTGCCACCGATTTCTGGGAGGTACACAAATCGGTGCCAGggatttgtgtttaaaaaaaattaaaaaattttaagtacaGAAATCGGACCCAGCGATTTGTGTACTCccacaattttgaaaaacaccaaaaattaccATGTTAAAGTATATCACCACTTTTTtttccataaaaaaaaaaattagccgcTTGATAATCGTCCTCTCAATTATCGGCACGGAGCTAAGTGGTGAAGCCCAAagaataaggaagggaaagcaGCCCCATGGGCCTGTGGCGGGTAATGGGCAGGGAAAGGTATGACTGTATGAGTATGTACCTTCCACGTTACATTATCCTGTTCTTGATGCTATTGCTGGATGTGTGTttctactttcttcttcttcttcgattCAGATGCTATCTCCACCAACTCATCCACGCTCTCCGTTCTTCTAATTTGCTCCATTCTTCCTCCCTCCTCACTCCCGCTGGATGAGCTCCCATGCCTTTATTTGGTACCTACACTTGTCTCTCTCTTATAAATTCCACTCTCCTCAACTCTTATGTTTAATATGAATTGTTGGTTATTGTGAGCAGAGATAAGAAATGCACAGCTAAGCTTGCAATGTCCTTTGTATTCATCGCTGAGGGCACCAATGCCGTATCACATTAACTCTTTGACCTTTGGCAATGACCACTGTCTTCCCTGCGCCTGGAACAAGCTTAGAAAGGAAAACTTGAGTGTGGTCCCTTTTCGCCTTCCCAGGGGGACGAGGACGGGGACGCTTCTCATTAAGGCGGTTGCTACCTTTGAACCGAAGATTTTGCCTGAATGCACACACTCCACCGACTTGCACCTTGCTACTGCCAACTCAGCACCAGGGGTTCACCTTGACTCTTCTGATGAAGAATCACAAGAGCTTGACGAGAGGGAGAAGTTGAGAAGAATGAGAATTTCCAAAGCTAATAAAGGAAACACCCCATGGAACAAAGGAAGAAAGCATACTCCTGGTAActatattttcttttcttctttctttatctTCCTTGACATTCCATCATTTAGCTCTCTTTCTCATTCTAAACAGAAACTTTGCGCAAAATCAGGGAAAGAACAAAGCTTGCAATGCAGAATCCTAAGGTGATGTCATGTAAGAATATGTTTGTCTTTGCTAAACTAGATTTTCATATTAGGTTCACAAACATCCATTTTAGTTCGATATCATTGAAATCTATCACTTATCCCAATTTAGACaatgaacaaattaaaatataatccATTGTAAAATTCACTACTCAACAGCACAATTTTGATGGAAAACAGGATTGTCCTGTCTCTCTCTGGTCTCACTAAACAATTTCTTAATGGTAGTAATTTTTGAATGGGTTATTATTCAGTATTAATACCGACACAACAGGTTtagattgatgattgggttttCGAATTTTAGCTTCAAAATTTTAACTGATTTCCTTCATAAAATTTGGTAATGCAGATAAAAATGAAGCTGGCTAATCTTGGGCATGCACAGACGTAAGTCTTTTCTTGAAAGATGTTGCTAATTCGCTGCTGCTCTGCTGATTGGTTCCTTTTTCACttacttttactcaaacttatCTTCCATATTGATTGCACAGCACAGAAACAAGACTGAAGATAGGCGCTGGAGTGAAAATGGGATGGGATAGGAGGCTTAGAAAAAAGATGTTGCAGGAGGCATGTTGTTTTGAGTGGCAGAATTTAATTGCGGAAGCTTCAAGAAAAGGATATGCTGAGCAGGAAGAGCTGCAGTGGAATTCCTATGGAATCTTGGATAAACAGCTGAAGCAAGAGTGGTCAGAGTGTGTTGAACAAAGGAAACAAATGGTGAGGCCACCAGGTAGCAAACGAGCGCCCAAGTCTCCTGAGCAGAGAAGGAAAATCGCAGAAGCTATTGCTGCAAAATGGGCTGATCCAGTAAGTGTttgtatatattaataataCCTTCAAGTTTCATTTTAGCCCAAATAAATGTGTGCCAGATCTTGACCTCTGCCAGCAACAACTTGAGTCAACTTGATGAACAGTcagtttttctttctttaaatGTTAAATACTCAAGGTTTACCCTCTCAGGGATTAAGTAGAAAGACACGACATTTgataattcttgcatttaaatTCTTAAGAGTTGTATGTCAAATGATTTGATAGTTTGATTTTGATACCATTACCGCTCTTTTCTCATTATGCTCCTTAAGATTTTAGAGTCGTGACCTATGTTACAAATCGCTTGTAATTCGTTTCTATATGCAATTAGGATTAACTATAACATGAGGCTGAATAGTGAGAAATGCTAGGGTGTCAGCAGAATTTGTGATGTATAGCCATCAATTAGCCATCATTAacatttttaatggtgtgagatgaCATCTAACGGTGTAAAATtactcattttctttttgatggTTAAATACTGGCCATATTTCAATAAAAGTGATGGTCCCCTAGATTTTCTCCTGAATAGTAATAGAGACATCTCCTGTGAGCAGCTTTTTCTTGAAGCTGTGCTCTTTCTAGGTTAAAAGTTTTcttcaaataaataaagaatattAACAGTATTGCTAAGAAGTTAAGGAGAAGGTCCATGGTGTGAAACTGTGAATTCCTTCTGTACCAAAGTTGGTGTGTGGAGGAGGAGTTGGAGGAGGAGGAAGTACAATCTAATAAAACCACATTGATTGATTGTTGAGCCACATTAGTTGAGTTCTGATTCCTGTTTCCTAACCAAATTATTTGCATTATATCAGGGATATCGCGAGAGAGTTTGCTCTGGGTTAGCCAAGTATCATGGTGGCGAAGCTGGGGCCGAAAAGAAACCTAGAAGAAGGCCAAGTGATGGTTCACAGTCCAAAAAGAAGAAACCTATAATGAGAAAAGATACTAATACTAGCACTCGCGTCAGTAGCAGCTCCAAAATCAGGACTAAGAGTGACTCTTTGAAAAAAATCACGTCCCCTGTCTTTAAGGATCCTTTTGTAAATTCCAAGCTTGAGATGATAAAGAACATTAGAGCACAAAGAGCTGCTGCAGAAACTGGACAAGCTCAAGTCATTCAACGAGCAAGGTAAGCCTATCTTTACATACACAAATCAGTGGACGGCATATTTGTTCTCATTTGATTCAAATTGTTGATTTGTATTAGTTTCTCTGTATACACACTAATGAGATTGTGTTTAATGCACAGATTATTGATCGCCGAAGCCGAGAAAGCTGCCAAGGCACTTGAGGTTGCTGCAACAAAGAGTCCCATTGCGCAAGCTTCGTTGATAGAAAGCAGAAAGCTTATTGCCGAAGCTATTCAGGCACTTGAATCCATTGATGCAGAGGAGATGAGCGAGAGTGATGTTTCATCGGTTGCATCGAGTGATTTCAATGAGGAAGGGTCGGCTTCTGAGTTTCTAAGccaatcactcaagtctcatgTAAATGGTCACAAAGCATTTTCATCAAATGACTACAAGTTCTCTGAAGATTTTGGCGAGTTATCCAAGGAGTTGCAAGAAGATGGTGATTTAGAACTTGGTCTAACAAGCACCAATGGTTGCATTACCGTACCTTGTTTGAATAGTCATACAATGGAATCGGGTCCATCAAATGAACAAGGGGAGACAGAAGAGGATGAAAGCAGAAAATGCGAGACGCAACTTTCGCCAATAGCAAGTAAAAAGTGGGTTCGCGGAAGGCTCGTTGAAGTGGCTTAAGAGAAACAATAAAACCGGTGCAGCTACCTGACTAGCTCAGTTCTCAAACATGATATAAAGCAATGTCATATTGTTTTGCTCCGTGTTATATAGATCACAGTAAATGCCATCAATAGTTTTATTCTTTTAACAGTGTGATCATTGCTTTCTCATTCCAATCATTAACCACTGCTAGGCCAGACCAAGGAAGACTTGAATGGCCATAGCGAAAGGAGAGGATTTATTTTTACTAGTTCTCAGGATCGTTGATCTTTTAATCATGTTGAACTGAACTATGAGTTTATCAATTATCATATGAATATTTTGTTACTTTACAGTGCACAAGTTGATTGTATGTTGATTATAGGTTTAGCCAATTATGTtgatacataataaataaataaataaataagaaaataaaacttacTAGTGTTTAGCAGAGAAAGAAGTGTTGGATTTTGTTTAATATTAAGTACAACTGTACAAAGAGTGAATATATACGAGGGAGTAAGTAGATCAATTTGGAGGAGAGGAAGAGGAATCAGAGTTGGAGAAGTTGGAGAGATGGGAGTTGAGAGTGTCCTCAATGTGTTTCCTCTTAGCTTCTTTGTCTTTTTTGGCTTTCTCAATCTCCTCCTGAACTTGCTCCTTCTGCAAAATAAAAGCACAGGCAtgcatatattatttaataataaaatgagcAAGAAAATAAAGTGGAAGAGAGGCTGGCTAGTGGCTTGGTTAGGTTGGGTTACTGGGATGAAGTCGGGAGCAGGTTGCTTAACACCGTGAACCGCAGCCCGATTAGAGGCCTTGGTTGTCATCAGTTTCCAATAACCACCAGTGTTGCAAACTCTCCCAATCAATGTCATTGCAGGTTTAGTACTCTTCTCCATTTGTCTATAACAAAAATCAGTAGAGTTGGTTGAGCAGATATATACCTACATGCATGTATGTAACTATGTATATTTGCTCCTGAATCTTCAAGTAGTTATGACGGTCCACGGAAATGTGGCATTGTCTCGAGGATTCCATGCAATATGGGCTACGTGGCGGTAGCACCAATCTTCCATGCCTACGTGTCTTAAAGTTTTGTTAAGCTCCTGAACCATCTAGTCATCTGCACATATCATATCTATTCATTGTTCATTTATTTTCCACGGTTCCCCGATTTAACGGCCCAAAAGTTAATCTGCCGCAAATTTGTGTTGCGGATATCACCTCCAACGACTATTCATCATTCATTAACTCATTTGATTTGATTAATATGGGCCCATAGGACTCGACCCACACAAGCAAGAATCAGCAACTATTATCTCAAGAGTGATTTCAAATTTACCTTCACTACCAAAACATTGAACTTCATAATTACCCCACCTTTCCCTTCTAATATCCCTGTTCGAAGCATCTGCTGAGAACAAAGAGCAATAGCGAGAACGACGCTGATCAAAGAAAATTGGGTCCGTTAAATTGACGCTATTTGAAAAacgaataaaaaatattttaaaataatagagTTATGCACGTCGAAAGTTCGGTatgtaaatttaaa includes:
- the LOC130933364 gene encoding uncharacterized protein LOC130933364 translates to MPLFEIRNAQLSLQCPLYSSLRAPMPYHINSLTFGNDHCLPCAWNKLRKENLSVVPFRLPRGTRTGTLLIKAVATFEPKILPECTHSTDLHLATANSAPGVHLDSSDEESQELDEREKLRRMRISKANKGNTPWNKGRKHTPETLRKIRERTKLAMQNPKIKMKLANLGHAQTTETRLKIGAGVKMGWDRRLRKKMLQEACCFEWQNLIAEASRKGYAEQEELQWNSYGILDKQLKQEWSECVEQRKQMVRPPGSKRAPKSPEQRRKIAEAIAAKWADPGYRERVCSGLAKYHGGEAGAEKKPRRRPSDGSQSKKKKPIMRKDTNTSTRVSSSSKIRTKSDSLKKITSPVFKDPFVNSKLEMIKNIRAQRAAAETGQAQVIQRARLLIAEAEKAAKALEVAATKSPIAQASLIESRKLIAEAIQALESIDAEEMSESDVSSVASSDFNEEGSASEFLSQSLKSHVNGHKAFSSNDYKFSEDFGELSKELQEDGDLELGLTSTNGCITVPCLNSHTMESGPSNEQGETEEDESRKCETQLSPIASKKWVRGRLVEVA